A region from the Corynebacterium halotolerans YIM 70093 = DSM 44683 genome encodes:
- a CDS encoding YggS family pyridoxal phosphate-dependent enzyme translates to MSDFPFPETVEEFRIAREAVEERIADAARRAGRDPGEVRLLPVSKTWPAERLRLAIAAGMTTLGENRIQELSAKARELADTGVRWCVIGHLQRNKARDCAAWADEFHALDSVRVGAALQRRLEAVDRHLDVFIQVNTSLEPQKHGLAADEVAGVLAGLADFDRLRVRGLMTLAEFSRDETVVRPCFARLRELRERLIPGLPDGMNLDELSMGMSGDFEWAIEEGATTVRVGQAIFGARATKDSEYWPGQGRENH, encoded by the coding sequence ATGAGCGACTTCCCGTTCCCGGAGACCGTCGAGGAGTTCCGCATCGCCCGGGAGGCGGTGGAGGAGCGCATCGCCGACGCCGCCCGCCGCGCCGGACGCGATCCCGGCGAGGTACGCCTGCTGCCGGTGTCCAAGACCTGGCCGGCCGAGCGCCTGCGCCTGGCCATCGCCGCCGGGATGACCACGCTGGGGGAGAACCGGATCCAGGAGCTGTCCGCCAAGGCGCGGGAGCTGGCCGACACCGGCGTGCGGTGGTGCGTCATCGGCCACCTGCAGCGCAACAAGGCCCGTGACTGCGCCGCCTGGGCCGATGAATTCCACGCCCTGGATTCCGTGCGCGTGGGCGCGGCCCTGCAGCGCCGCCTCGAGGCCGTCGACCGGCACCTGGATGTGTTCATTCAGGTCAACACCTCCCTGGAACCGCAGAAACACGGGTTGGCGGCGGACGAGGTCGCGGGCGTGCTGGCCGGACTCGCCGACTTCGACCGCCTGCGGGTGCGCGGCCTGATGACGCTCGCGGAGTTCTCCCGCGACGAGACGGTCGTGCGCCCCTGCTTCGCCCGGCTGCGCGAACTGCGGGAGAGGCTCATCCCCGGCCTGCCCGACGGCATGAACCTGGACGAGCTGTCCATGGGCATGTCCGGCGATTTCGAGTGGGCGATCGAGGAGGGCGCGACCACCGTCCGGGTCGGCCAGGCGATCTTCGGGGCCCGCGCGACGAAGGACAGCGAATACTGGCCGGGTCAGGGCCGAGAAAATCACTAG